The following coding sequences are from one Haloarcula taiwanensis window:
- a CDS encoding metal-dependent hydrolase, with product MLFPTHLLAAALLGRLSRLSPLWLVVGTALPDVVDKPLASVGVTPLYHSIGHSVLLVVVALPLAFSGRTGLSAAVGWALHLLLDTVHVVLNGRPGDAVFLFWPGVTPTDPLALPPGSFFVYYLWSPSFFLEVALWFTTAGLLARHAIREGRAGSQNRLD from the coding sequence ATGCTCTTCCCGACACACCTGCTCGCGGCCGCGCTTCTGGGACGGCTGTCGCGGTTGTCGCCGCTGTGGCTTGTGGTCGGGACCGCACTTCCGGACGTGGTAGACAAGCCGCTAGCATCGGTCGGTGTCACGCCGCTGTATCACTCTATCGGCCACTCTGTACTGCTCGTGGTCGTGGCGCTCCCGCTGGCTTTCTCAGGCCGGACCGGACTGTCGGCGGCAGTTGGCTGGGCGCTACATCTCCTCCTCGATACTGTCCACGTCGTTCTCAACGGCCGCCCCGGCGATGCGGTCTTTCTGTTTTGGCCTGGTGTCACTCCCACGGACCCACTGGCGCTCCCACCGGGGTCGTTCTTCGTGTACTACCTCTGGAGTCCATCATTTTTCCTCGAAGTCGCGCTCTGGTTCACAACCGCTGGCCTGCTCGCCAGACACGCGATAAGAGAGGGCCGTGCTGGCTCCCAAAATCGGCTCGATTGA
- a CDS encoding oxidoreductase yields MSARTLYFTGAESVRVDEEAVPDPGPSQVRVRTELSGISPGTELLVYRGEVDSELATDETIDALDGTFSYPLQYGYAAVGRVTAIGAEVDDNWLDRRVFAFNPHESHFLAEPSSLIPTTLPPEQAVFMPNVEAAVNFVMDARPRIGARVVVFGQGPVGLLTTGLLADFPLASLVTVDPCASRRRLSEALGADRSVTPGNLGDVDADITFELSGNPPALDRAIDATGYAGQVIVGSWYGSKGVSLDLGHHFHRSHIRVRSSQVSRIDPDHADRWDKDRRLDVVRSWLSDTDLSALLTHEIDIERAGEAYQLLANRPDDAVQVVLTYN; encoded by the coding sequence ATGTCTGCCAGAACGCTGTACTTTACCGGCGCGGAATCAGTCAGGGTCGACGAGGAGGCAGTGCCTGACCCCGGACCATCACAGGTCCGCGTCCGAACAGAACTCTCAGGAATCAGTCCCGGAACGGAGCTGTTAGTGTACCGCGGTGAGGTCGATTCGGAACTTGCGACCGACGAGACAATCGACGCCTTAGATGGGACGTTTTCGTATCCACTGCAGTACGGCTACGCCGCAGTCGGCCGTGTCACCGCCATCGGTGCTGAAGTCGACGACAACTGGCTCGACCGTCGTGTGTTTGCGTTTAATCCACACGAGAGCCACTTTCTCGCAGAACCGTCGTCGCTCATTCCCACGACGTTACCCCCGGAACAGGCGGTGTTCATGCCGAACGTCGAGGCGGCCGTTAACTTCGTGATGGACGCTCGACCGCGCATCGGTGCTCGGGTGGTCGTCTTCGGCCAGGGGCCGGTCGGACTGTTGACCACTGGACTTCTGGCTGATTTTCCGTTGGCGTCACTTGTGACAGTCGACCCCTGTGCAAGCCGTCGTCGGCTCTCAGAAGCACTCGGGGCAGACCGTTCGGTCACCCCCGGAAATCTCGGTGATGTTGACGCCGACATCACGTTCGAACTCTCGGGAAACCCACCCGCCCTCGACAGGGCTATCGACGCCACTGGCTACGCGGGTCAGGTCATCGTCGGGTCGTGGTACGGCTCGAAGGGTGTGTCACTGGACCTCGGACACCACTTCCATCGGAGCCACATCCGCGTACGCAGCAGTCAGGTGAGCCGAATCGATCCGGACCACGCTGACCGCTGGGACAAGGACCGCCGACTGGACGTTGTCCGGTCGTGGCTGAGCGACACTGACCTCTCGGCGCTGTTGACACACGAAATCGACATCGAGCGTGCAGGCGAGGCATATCAACTGCTGGCGAACCGGCCAGACGACGCCGTGCAGGTGGTGTTGACGTACAACTGA
- a CDS encoding heavy metal transporter: protein MSTTLAVEGMSCGHCEQAVEEAIEALAGVEGADADSDAEQVSVDGDISTEQLIAAVEDAGYDAKV from the coding sequence ATGTCCACGACGTTGGCCGTTGAAGGAATGAGTTGCGGTCACTGTGAGCAGGCCGTCGAAGAGGCTATCGAAGCGCTCGCTGGAGTGGAAGGCGCTGACGCCGACAGCGACGCCGAACAGGTGTCTGTCGACGGCGATATCAGCACAGAGCAACTCATCGCCGCTGTGGAGGACGCGGGGTACGACGCAAAGGTCTGA
- a CDS encoding DUF393 domain-containing protein has protein sequence MARFSSVLIYDGECPYCSVAAKALEQVDDIGAISWYDESAQSFLTAQFDEPPFAMVLVDRPTRRVYAGRAAAEELAGRAGLPDLVGSLVRENYERIAHVVGLASGRGREPDDVHERYRLTDGARDWFDTLAEDAVDRDIRADA, from the coding sequence ATGGCCCGTTTTAGCTCTGTACTCATCTACGACGGCGAGTGTCCGTACTGTTCGGTGGCCGCGAAAGCCCTCGAACAGGTCGACGATATCGGCGCGATCTCGTGGTACGACGAGTCAGCCCAGTCGTTTCTGACGGCCCAGTTTGACGAGCCGCCGTTTGCGATGGTACTGGTCGACCGGCCGACCAGACGGGTGTACGCGGGGCGGGCAGCCGCCGAAGAGCTCGCCGGTCGCGCCGGACTTCCCGATCTCGTCGGCTCGCTCGTCAGAGAGAACTATGAGAGAATCGCGCACGTCGTTGGGCTGGCGAGTGGGCGTGGGAGAGAACCGGATGATGTCCACGAGCGGTACCGGCTGACAGACGGTGCCAGGGACTGGTTCGACACACTTGCGGAAGACGCCGTTGACCGGGACATCCGCGCCGACGCGTGA
- a CDS encoding alcohol dehydrogenase, protein MQCLFVGAGSIAAEYAAELADSPLSLAGVCDLDGDRAASLAGAHGCPAFTDLDTALSGVDAPLVVNLTNHAAHAPVTRTALEAGRHVYSQKPLALEETVAAELLSLAGDKDLALGCAPGTPDAPSQRRAGRLLADGRMGPVQLGYAHAHVGRVTEWHDRPDSFLSIGPLYDGGVYPLALLVSWFGPVKSVQSATALDSWPDREPKRPSVPSHVEAMLSFAGGLTVRLTASFYAPHRSREFYGLELHGDDGSVYLRGTGAMADSPEAVRYGRSGREYIDAPAQHPTQPYRYLDPVESLAASVNRGSPSRKTGRRGAHIVAVCNAIETAAETGEPEVVSGHGVSAAPPPAPTVTPDSARSSGRAGAIRLPPVGFGCSRYRDGTYVERADSIATALDAGYRLLDSAELYGNEHRIGRILAAPGAPDRRRVFLLGKVWRTNHRREHMVTACRGSLDELGVDAFDCYALHWPEAWAHRGPLERLAEKPVARQEALTFPEDDGGDIETDSIPLQRAWENLEALHERGWARTLGLCNVSQTQLETVIETGTIRPALVQIERHPYQPRTDIVEYCHERGIRVVAHSPLSAPGLLDEPVLTDIAEEYGLSSAGVVLAWNVTQGVIPIPSSTTPSHIVENLVAAGQRLDTETSARIEALQQPDFER, encoded by the coding sequence GTGCAGTGTCTGTTCGTCGGTGCGGGCAGTATCGCGGCGGAGTACGCGGCCGAGCTGGCAGATAGCCCACTCTCGCTGGCGGGAGTCTGCGACCTCGACGGAGACCGGGCTGCGTCACTCGCCGGCGCGCACGGCTGTCCAGCGTTTACCGACCTCGATACCGCGCTCAGCGGCGTTGACGCGCCGCTGGTGGTGAACCTGACGAACCACGCCGCCCACGCACCGGTGACCCGAACGGCGCTGGAAGCAGGGCGACACGTTTACTCGCAGAAGCCGCTGGCGCTGGAAGAGACGGTGGCCGCGGAGCTACTGTCGCTAGCCGGTGATAAGGACTTGGCACTGGGCTGTGCCCCGGGGACGCCCGACGCGCCGTCGCAGCGTCGTGCTGGACGATTGCTCGCCGACGGTCGCATGGGGCCCGTTCAGCTGGGGTATGCCCACGCCCACGTCGGCCGCGTGACCGAATGGCACGACCGCCCCGATTCGTTTCTCTCTATCGGGCCGCTGTACGACGGCGGCGTCTACCCGCTCGCGCTGCTGGTCTCGTGGTTCGGCCCCGTCAAATCTGTTCAGTCCGCGACTGCACTCGATAGCTGGCCTGACCGGGAGCCAAAGCGGCCATCGGTCCCGAGCCATGTCGAGGCGATGCTTTCCTTTGCCGGCGGATTGACAGTCCGGCTGACCGCGAGCTTCTACGCGCCACACCGGAGCCGGGAGTTCTACGGACTCGAACTTCACGGCGACGACGGGTCAGTATACCTCCGTGGGACCGGCGCAATGGCCGACAGCCCCGAAGCCGTTCGCTACGGCCGATCTGGTCGCGAATACATCGACGCTCCCGCCCAGCACCCTACGCAACCGTACCGCTATCTCGACCCTGTGGAGTCGCTTGCGGCCAGTGTCAACCGTGGGTCTCCGTCCCGGAAGACTGGTCGCCGTGGTGCCCACATCGTCGCGGTCTGTAATGCGATTGAAACGGCTGCGGAGACGGGTGAGCCGGAAGTCGTGTCCGGACATGGGGTGTCGGCCGCCCCGCCGCCAGCGCCGACCGTCACTCCAGACAGCGCCCGAAGCAGTGGACGGGCGGGGGCGATTCGGCTACCCCCCGTCGGCTTTGGCTGTTCCCGCTACCGTGACGGAACGTACGTCGAGCGCGCGGACTCCATCGCGACGGCCCTCGACGCTGGCTATCGACTGCTCGACAGCGCCGAACTATACGGCAATGAACACCGTATCGGCCGCATTCTCGCCGCCCCGGGCGCACCCGACCGGCGTCGGGTGTTCCTGCTCGGGAAAGTCTGGCGCACGAACCACCGCCGGGAGCACATGGTGACGGCCTGTCGGGGCAGTCTCGACGAGCTCGGTGTCGACGCCTTCGACTGCTACGCGCTCCACTGGCCCGAGGCGTGGGCGCACCGCGGACCACTGGAACGCCTGGCCGAGAAACCGGTCGCGCGTCAGGAAGCGTTGACCTTCCCCGAGGATGATGGGGGCGACATCGAGACGGACTCGATTCCGCTCCAGCGCGCCTGGGAGAATCTGGAGGCACTCCACGAACGGGGCTGGGCGCGCACGCTCGGCCTCTGTAACGTCTCACAGACGCAACTGGAGACCGTTATCGAAACTGGGACTATCAGGCCGGCACTCGTCCAAATCGAACGCCATCCGTACCAGCCACGGACAGACATCGTCGAGTACTGCCACGAGCGCGGCATCAGAGTCGTGGCCCACTCGCCGCTGTCGGCTCCCGGATTGCTCGACGAGCCTGTCCTGACGGATATCGCAGAGGAGTACGGCCTTTCCTCGGCCGGTGTGGTGCTGGCGTGGAACGTCACACAGGGGGTCATTCCGATTCCGTCCAGTACGACACCGTCTCATATCGTCGAAAACCTCGTCGCAGCTGGGCAGCGACTCGACACAGAGACGTCTGCCCGCATCGAGGCACTTCAGCAACCGGATTTCGAGCGGTGA
- a CDS encoding sulfatase, which yields MGRPNVLLVVLDCVRAANTSLLGHRRRTTPFLEEFAREATVYTQARTTASWSLPAHTSLFTGVPSEGHKLRITERLEPGQTIFDFLHDEGYETGVFTENPYLTVHPSGLSDSFETVVTERPDSTDVDDPSETRNGVDGFWYADRLTEWTEEQPEPWAACLNLMDAHMPYATRDGYDEWGTEFYWAVHDELPIKWEWSVYGEQLPAGVGQLLEPLYDGAIRQTDAILEQVVGDLEARGVLDDTLVVITSDHGDGFGEPPQAATEPPAVMHGMGTQEELFHVPLVVSGPGQTEGRRIESLATLARFPDAVLAAFDGEADDSGLFVAPNGQTTAYQAPPTGQTAEYAEQYTDEPDRFRQSASLVYQDGPGDTVYKRAAWGDDEYEAVVRGRRSEPSDGTPIDSPPADVVADSADHSETLDITELAAGEDEMAEYDVDGFDDIDVKSRLERLGYL from the coding sequence ATGGGTCGGCCAAACGTGTTACTCGTCGTTCTCGACTGCGTACGCGCGGCGAACACCTCGCTGTTGGGTCATCGACGCAGGACCACACCCTTTCTCGAAGAGTTCGCTCGTGAGGCGACGGTGTACACCCAAGCACGGACGACCGCGAGCTGGTCGCTGCCGGCCCATACGAGCCTGTTCACCGGTGTTCCGTCCGAGGGCCACAAACTCCGGATAACCGAACGGCTGGAACCCGGCCAGACCATCTTCGATTTCCTCCACGACGAAGGCTACGAGACCGGTGTCTTCACCGAGAACCCGTATCTCACGGTTCATCCGTCCGGACTCAGCGACAGTTTCGAGACCGTCGTTACAGAGCGCCCTGATTCGACAGACGTTGACGACCCGTCCGAAACCCGCAACGGTGTCGACGGGTTCTGGTACGCTGACAGGCTGACGGAGTGGACTGAGGAACAACCGGAGCCCTGGGCTGCGTGTCTGAATCTGATGGATGCGCACATGCCGTACGCGACGCGCGACGGCTACGACGAGTGGGGCACGGAGTTTTACTGGGCAGTGCACGACGAACTCCCCATCAAGTGGGAGTGGAGCGTCTACGGGGAGCAACTCCCGGCGGGGGTCGGACAGCTGCTTGAACCGCTGTACGACGGAGCGATTCGACAGACCGACGCCATTCTGGAGCAGGTCGTCGGTGATCTAGAGGCGCGTGGCGTTCTGGACGATACGCTCGTCGTCATCACGTCGGACCACGGCGATGGGTTCGGAGAACCGCCACAGGCAGCAACTGAGCCACCGGCCGTTATGCACGGCATGGGCACACAGGAGGAACTGTTTCACGTCCCACTGGTCGTCAGCGGACCGGGGCAGACAGAGGGGCGTCGAATCGAGTCTCTGGCGACGCTGGCGCGGTTTCCCGACGCCGTGCTGGCTGCCTTCGACGGCGAAGCGGACGACTCCGGCTTGTTCGTCGCACCCAACGGGCAGACGACTGCATATCAGGCACCACCGACCGGGCAGACAGCGGAGTACGCAGAACAGTACACTGACGAACCGGACCGCTTCCGACAGTCTGCGTCGCTCGTGTATCAAGACGGCCCCGGCGACACCGTCTACAAGCGCGCAGCGTGGGGGGATGACGAGTACGAAGCAGTCGTGCGTGGTCGGCGGTCCGAGCCCAGCGACGGGACCCCTATCGACAGCCCGCCGGCCGACGTTGTCGCTGACTCCGCAGACCACAGTGAGACACTCGACATCACCGAACTCGCTGCCGGGGAAGACGAAATGGCCGAATACGACGTCGATGGCTTTGACGACATAGACGTCAAGTCACGGTTGGAGCGACTCGGCTATCTGTGA
- a CDS encoding universal stress protein UspA, with amino-acid sequence MYSDILVPTDGSASMKQVLEHTVDIADGRDVTVHALYVIDDRAFLSMADEMQDEVLENMRAEGEAATSAVRETLEQDGIEVSTAIQRGKPADRIVSYVADADIDLITMGTQADEYEKNMLGSTAQKVVTKSSVPVLTVDVSESE; translated from the coding sequence ATGTATAGCGATATTCTCGTTCCAACGGATGGAAGTGCGTCAATGAAACAGGTACTGGAACACACAGTAGATATTGCCGACGGACGGGATGTTACCGTCCACGCGCTGTATGTCATCGACGACCGGGCGTTCCTGTCGATGGCCGACGAGATGCAGGACGAAGTGCTGGAGAACATGCGAGCGGAGGGCGAGGCGGCCACATCGGCCGTCCGAGAGACGCTGGAACAGGACGGAATCGAAGTCTCGACAGCGATTCAGCGAGGCAAACCAGCGGACCGCATTGTGTCGTATGTTGCGGACGCCGACATTGACCTGATCACGATGGGAACGCAGGCAGACGAATACGAAAAGAATATGCTCGGGAGCACAGCACAGAAGGTCGTCACAAAGTCGTCCGTGCCAGTCCTGACCGTTGACGTCTCCGAGTCAGAGTAA
- a CDS encoding transcriptional regulator yields the protein MVKSTVRFPEAVMDCVEEMVEEGVFSNKSEFQRFAVEYVLSEIEDYEPEMVDFDELQKEVFQHQPVSSRAEMSPEINENFYENAARVRQFAIRGDIETAEEYIDTAYPVTDPRCLLLDDLLESYRQHETDDE from the coding sequence GTGGTCAAGTCAACGGTCCGGTTCCCCGAAGCGGTGATGGACTGCGTCGAGGAGATGGTCGAAGAGGGTGTCTTCTCGAACAAGTCCGAGTTTCAGCGCTTCGCCGTCGAGTACGTCCTTTCGGAGATCGAGGACTACGAACCCGAGATGGTTGATTTCGACGAACTCCAGAAAGAGGTCTTCCAGCACCAGCCGGTTTCCAGTCGGGCCGAGATGTCGCCGGAGATCAACGAGAACTTCTACGAGAACGCAGCGCGCGTCCGCCAGTTCGCGATTCGCGGCGACATCGAGACGGCAGAGGAGTACATCGACACTGCCTACCCCGTTACTGACCCTCGCTGCTTGCTCCTCGACGACTTGCTTGAATCCTATCGACAGCACGAAACCGACGACGAATAG
- a CDS encoding methyl-accepting chemotaxis protein has translation MANGNLTSIGNIGEQGTAGGDGGFLSTIPDGSSIPDETWQRRHKYFVLTVLAHIPFLLALGLVETTQSPIIGATIPAVPTGRVLLQIGIIAGFAFAAALPQLSRRVRTVLAVTALAFCTGTLVHFSGGYIEAHFHFFIAIGIAAVYEDWIPFGIGIAYVVASHIIFGIIDPTSVYNHTAAQLNPIAWGAVHGGFAAMLALALTIHLSSIEKSRQKAQTEIERARKRANKIDNLEEERAEIEQQREEAQRLRDEAEQEREEVAALNSHLELKAQTYKDAMEEVADGDFTTRVDADSMNESMAEIGIAFNGMADELEATLGEIQSFAAAVDRQVTESDSALQEVATASDGVSGSIQQIAAGADEQRGMVEEASAEVSNFSAAVEEIAASADEVAQTSTETATIATDGQSLAEDTLTDAQDVKASIDETVKTVTELDDQMTEIATIVDFISDIAEQTNMLALNANIEAARAGNSGTGDAGDGFAVVADEVKTLADETQESAGDIRTRIENIQDQTGTVVGQVERASELVEKEIEAVERSVTAFERVAENAAETDTGVQEISDTTDSQAATSEGVVSMIDEVAEISVESADETESVSATVEEQTAAITEVSDRMESLSEQAQQLETLVGSFSVRTDAAQAQ, from the coding sequence ATGGCTAATGGTAACTTGACAAGCATTGGGAACATCGGGGAGCAGGGCACCGCCGGCGGCGATGGTGGTTTTCTCTCGACCATCCCGGATGGGAGTTCAATTCCCGACGAGACGTGGCAGCGCCGCCACAAGTATTTCGTTCTCACAGTTCTTGCGCACATTCCGTTCCTGCTGGCGCTGGGACTTGTCGAGACGACGCAGAGTCCGATCATCGGCGCAACCATCCCCGCTGTGCCGACCGGACGGGTGTTGCTTCAGATCGGAATTATCGCTGGATTTGCTTTCGCTGCCGCTCTTCCACAACTCAGCCGCCGAGTGCGAACCGTGCTCGCGGTCACAGCCCTCGCGTTCTGTACCGGTACGCTCGTGCACTTCAGCGGCGGGTACATTGAGGCGCACTTCCACTTCTTCATCGCAATCGGGATCGCCGCGGTCTATGAAGACTGGATTCCGTTCGGCATTGGCATCGCGTACGTCGTCGCGAGTCACATCATCTTCGGCATCATCGACCCTACGTCGGTCTACAACCACACGGCAGCGCAACTGAACCCCATCGCCTGGGGCGCTGTCCACGGTGGGTTCGCCGCAATGCTGGCTCTCGCGCTGACGATTCATCTGAGTTCCATCGAGAAGTCTCGACAGAAGGCACAGACGGAGATTGAGCGCGCCCGCAAACGGGCCAACAAGATCGATAACCTCGAAGAAGAGCGGGCCGAAATCGAACAGCAGCGCGAGGAAGCGCAACGCCTCAGAGACGAAGCTGAACAGGAGCGTGAAGAGGTCGCTGCGCTCAACAGCCATCTCGAACTGAAGGCCCAGACGTACAAGGATGCGATGGAAGAAGTAGCAGACGGCGACTTCACAACGCGCGTCGATGCAGACAGTATGAACGAGTCGATGGCTGAAATCGGCATCGCGTTCAACGGCATGGCGGACGAACTCGAAGCGACGCTCGGCGAGATTCAGTCGTTCGCAGCTGCCGTCGATAGGCAGGTCACGGAGTCTGATTCAGCACTGCAGGAGGTCGCAACGGCGAGCGATGGTGTAAGCGGTTCTATCCAACAGATAGCTGCCGGCGCTGATGAACAGCGGGGAATGGTCGAAGAGGCGAGCGCCGAGGTCTCGAACTTTTCAGCGGCGGTCGAAGAGATTGCCGCATCGGCTGATGAAGTCGCACAGACCTCTACCGAGACCGCAACAATCGCGACTGATGGGCAGTCGCTCGCCGAAGACACGTTAACTGATGCCCAAGACGTCAAGGCCTCGATCGATGAAACGGTGAAAACAGTGACCGAACTCGACGACCAGATGACGGAGATTGCGACGATAGTGGACTTCATCTCCGACATTGCGGAACAGACGAACATGTTGGCGCTGAACGCGAACATCGAAGCGGCCCGCGCGGGGAACTCCGGCACGGGAGATGCAGGCGACGGCTTCGCTGTTGTGGCTGATGAGGTCAAGACACTGGCCGACGAGACACAGGAATCTGCAGGCGATATTCGAACCCGAATCGAAAACATCCAGGACCAGACCGGCACTGTTGTCGGTCAGGTCGAACGGGCGAGTGAGCTGGTCGAAAAAGAGATCGAAGCCGTCGAGCGGTCCGTTACCGCGTTCGAGCGGGTTGCTGAGAACGCGGCGGAAACTGATACCGGTGTCCAAGAAATCAGTGACACGACTGATAGCCAGGCGGCGACCAGTGAGGGTGTTGTGTCGATGATTGATGAGGTGGCGGAGATCAGTGTCGAGTCTGCGGATGAAACGGAATCCGTGTCCGCGACGGTCGAAGAACAAACTGCCGCTATCACCGAAGTGAGCGACCGGATGGAGTCGCTGTCTGAGCAGGCCCAACAGCTCGAAACGCTGGTCGGGTCGTTCAGCGTCAGAACTGACGCTGCTCAGGCACAGTAA
- a CDS encoding CDP-alcohol phosphatidyltransferase, whose protein sequence is MAEQHGDGAIPVELSVIGGFVIAGIVGVLFPADAMTHWLFHPAVVAGCCWAGQLWYVGRTVSVTPATGNPWRYTFGIANTVTLLRGGLYAVVAGFLVVPMTTELVWVPAVCYGAGVVLDRLDGTVARTVGEQTQLGTRLDMAFDTFGFVVAPLVAVLWGQLPALYLSLSAARYVYVGGIRWRRYRNRPVFERPDSDLGKYLAGVQMVFITASLVPTAPTGLVFRLTPVVIAPSLMVFLRDFLVASGRLPREWFDRQR, encoded by the coding sequence ATGGCCGAGCAACACGGTGACGGCGCAATCCCTGTCGAACTTTCGGTGATCGGCGGGTTCGTTATCGCCGGGATTGTCGGCGTGCTGTTCCCCGCAGACGCGATGACCCACTGGCTGTTCCACCCGGCGGTCGTCGCAGGCTGTTGCTGGGCCGGACAGCTCTGGTACGTCGGCCGAACGGTCAGTGTCACGCCGGCTACCGGTAACCCCTGGCGCTACACCTTTGGGATTGCAAACACGGTAACGCTACTTCGCGGTGGGCTTTATGCTGTCGTCGCTGGCTTTCTCGTGGTGCCGATGACGACCGAACTCGTCTGGGTCCCGGCGGTCTGCTACGGCGCTGGGGTTGTGCTCGATAGGCTCGATGGCACCGTCGCCCGAACCGTCGGCGAACAGACCCAGCTGGGCACGCGGTTAGACATGGCCTTCGACACGTTCGGGTTCGTGGTTGCACCGCTTGTCGCAGTTCTCTGGGGTCAGCTCCCCGCTCTGTATCTCTCACTGTCGGCTGCTCGCTACGTCTACGTCGGCGGGATTCGCTGGCGGCGATACCGCAACCGACCCGTCTTTGAGCGGCCTGACAGCGATCTCGGGAAGTATCTCGCCGGCGTCCAAATGGTGTTTATTACCGCCTCGCTCGTCCCTACTGCGCCGACGGGACTGGTCTTCAGGCTCACACCGGTCGTCATTGCACCGTCGCTGATGGTGTTCCTCCGTGACTTCCTCGTCGCTAGCGGTCGACTTCCCCGTGAGTGGTTCGACCGGCAGCGTTGA
- a CDS encoding 6-pyruvoyl tetrahydropterin synthase, whose translation MYATTVRTEFVAQHYLTVPDPGPEGDPHSHHYRVELCFRGPELNEFDYIVDIDNAETALSSLADRYQDTLLNDLPEFEEYNPSVERFARVIFERVIARVTDETVTELSVTVWEDEDAAASYDAAV comes from the coding sequence ATGTACGCGACGACGGTCCGGACCGAGTTCGTGGCACAGCACTACCTCACTGTCCCGGACCCGGGCCCAGAGGGAGACCCGCATTCACATCACTACCGGGTGGAACTGTGTTTCCGCGGCCCCGAGCTCAACGAGTTCGACTACATCGTCGACATCGACAATGCCGAGACAGCCTTGTCGTCACTCGCTGACCGGTATCAGGACACACTGCTCAACGACCTCCCAGAGTTCGAGGAGTATAATCCCAGCGTGGAACGGTTTGCCCGTGTCATCTTCGAACGCGTCATTGCGCGTGTCACCGACGAGACGGTCACTGAACTATCGGTCACCGTCTGGGAGGACGAAGACGCCGCTGCGAGTTACGACGCCGCCGTATGA
- a CDS encoding quinohemoprotein alcohol dehydrogenase yields MVATGTVAGVAGCSSTCPDDGVPEPSHTVEPGIDNPGFETLPDGSWPLPRFDAANTGYAPVQLETTTPAVRWHANVSAATTGGDDTSASAVVVADGTVVLATSTDIVALSLRDGSEQWRRALTPATVPSAVDFGDGAAPPVIANGRVFLATADGVTALDVSDGAVVWRNTDTAGAGVPTVTDDGLFVPTTAGVARFAIDDGHRQWTANVDGTRLAVADGTVVTAGEQIVAVDAATGAVQWRHEDRPAGYPVVSDGTVYVSDTYGDLLGRSLTDGTEQWRLDDRRSLEFPVVTPESVYAIERPGESSSATFAFDRVDDGAPTPRWCSEINLGGAVTAAAADAVFTFQRENGLTAFTTRFGEAVWQYPVEYRAVSLAVLDGGVVGVSPDGTVVALGGE; encoded by the coding sequence GTGGTCGCCACCGGAACGGTCGCCGGCGTCGCTGGCTGTTCGTCGACGTGCCCCGACGACGGCGTGCCAGAGCCATCGCATACCGTGGAACCGGGTATCGACAACCCCGGCTTCGAGACGCTGCCCGACGGGTCGTGGCCCTTACCGCGGTTCGATGCAGCAAACACGGGCTATGCACCAGTCCAGCTTGAAACAACGACACCGGCAGTAAGATGGCACGCAAATGTTTCTGCAGCCACTACTGGCGGTGACGACACGAGTGCAAGCGCGGTCGTCGTCGCCGACGGAACTGTCGTGCTGGCGACTTCGACCGACATCGTCGCGCTGTCGCTCCGTGACGGATCGGAACAGTGGCGGCGTGCGCTCACACCGGCGACAGTTCCGTCAGCGGTCGACTTTGGAGACGGCGCAGCGCCGCCAGTGATTGCCAACGGCCGTGTCTTTCTTGCGACGGCGGACGGTGTCACGGCGCTCGACGTTTCGGACGGCGCTGTTGTGTGGCGAAACACTGACACAGCGGGGGCAGGCGTTCCGACAGTGACTGATGATGGACTGTTCGTTCCCACGACTGCTGGGGTGGCGAGATTTGCTATCGACGACGGGCACCGGCAGTGGACGGCAAACGTCGATGGAACGAGGCTGGCCGTGGCCGACGGCACCGTCGTTACCGCCGGTGAGCAGATAGTGGCGGTAGACGCAGCAACCGGTGCGGTCCAGTGGCGACACGAAGATCGACCTGCTGGATATCCTGTTGTGTCCGATGGGACGGTCTATGTGAGCGATACGTACGGTGACCTGCTCGGCCGTTCGCTCACGGATGGAACAGAGCAGTGGCGGCTCGACGACAGGCGGTCACTTGAGTTCCCGGTCGTGACGCCAGAGAGCGTGTATGCAATTGAGCGTCCCGGTGAGTCCTCCAGTGCGACGTTCGCCTTCGACCGCGTCGATGACGGCGCACCGACGCCCCGGTGGTGCTCGGAAATCAACCTTGGTGGCGCAGTGACTGCCGCGGCTGCTGATGCTGTGTTTACGTTCCAGCGCGAGAATGGTCTCACCGCGTTCACCACGCGCTTTGGTGAGGCAGTGTGGCAGTATCCTGTCGAGTACCGGGCTGTCTCACTGGCAGTACTCGACGGCGGAGTCGTGGGCGTCTCTCCGGATGGAACTGTCGTGGCTCTTGGGGGTGAGTGA